The DNA window CATCCGTCATCGGAATAATTCCGGCCAGGTTTGGATCGACCCGATTCCCAGGCAAGGCCTTGGCTGATATTCACGGTAAGCCCATGATTCAACATGTCTATAAACGGGCCAGGCAGGCCAAGGAGATGGAAAGGGTAATAATAGCTACGGATGATGAGCGAATCTATCGGGCGGTAGCCAGCTTTGGCGGCGAGGTGGTAATGACCTCTCCCTATCATGCCTCGGGGACAGACCGGGTGGCTGAAGTGGCCGAATCACTCCCGGCTGATATGGTAGTTAATATCCAGGGGGATGAACCCTTGATTAAGCCGGAAATGATCGATGAAGCCGTGAGGCCAATGAAGGATAATCCCCGCCTGGAAATAACTACCCTCAAAAAGGAGATAACCTGGGAATCAGAAGGGCATAATCCCAATGTGGTTAAAGTAGTCACCAATGAGGCCGGTTTTGCCCTTTATTTTTCCCGCTCTCTTATCCCTTATCCTCGGAAAAGAGAGGGGGTCAGGTTTTATAAGCATATAGGGTTGTATGTCTACCGTCGGGATATCCTGCTGGGCTTGAGCCGGCTCTCA is part of the bacterium genome and encodes:
- the kdsB gene encoding 3-deoxy-manno-octulosonate cytidylyltransferase, giving the protein MNQSAIRNLPSVIGIIPARFGSTRFPGKALADIHGKPMIQHVYKRARQAKEMERVIIATDDERIYRAVASFGGEVVMTSPYHASGTDRVAEVAESLPADMVVNIQGDEPLIKPEMIDEAVRPMKDNPRLEITTLKKEITWESEGHNPNVVKVVTNEAGFALYFSRSLIPYPRKREGVRFYKHIGLYVYRRDILLGLSRLSPSPLEEAEGLEQLRALENGIPIKVVRTEHDSWGVDTKEDLERVKNLFLEGQKAESSRGEI